A genomic stretch from Engraulis encrasicolus isolate BLACKSEA-1 chromosome 10, IST_EnEncr_1.0, whole genome shotgun sequence includes:
- the mapk13 gene encoding mitogen-activated protein kinase 13 has translation MESLSNHFVSEEINSTVWEVPNKYKSLKQIGTGAYGSVCSVCNEKTKEKVAIKKLHRPFQSEIFAKRAYRELRLLKHMKHENVIGLLDVFTPATCLEDFQDFYLVMPYMFTDLSKVRGLLSEDRIQFLVYQMLCGLKYIHSAGIIHRDLKPGNLAVNQDCELKILDFGLARHAEPEMTGYVVTRWYRAPEVILNWMHYTQTVDIWSVGCIMGEMINGKTLFKGKDYMDQLTQIMKVTGVPGPDFIHKLDSQEAKTYVASLPHFPRKDFSALFPRASSNAVDLLEKMLVLDADARVSADEALKHPYFDGLRDPEDCPEPLPYDDSHDNATLPLEEWRRLSFKEVKSFVPFPRRDSKRRNTLTMS, from the exons ATGGAGTCCCTATCAAATCACTTCGTCAGTGAAGAAATCAACAGCACGGTATGGGAAGTTCCGAACAAATACAAATCCCTGAAGCAGATCGGAACAGGAGCGTACGGTTCCGTCTG CTCTGTTTGTAACGAAAAGACCAAAGAGAAGGTGGCCATCAAGAAGCTCCACCGTCCTTTCCAGTCAGAGATATTCGCCAAACGGGCGTACAGGGAACTGAGACTTCTAAAACACATGAAGCATGAGAAT GTGATAGGACTACTGGATGTGTTCACACCTGCCACCTGTCTGGAGGACTTTCAAGACTT CTATCTGGTGATGCCGTACATGTTTACAGACCTGTCTAAAGTGCGGGGACTTCTGTCAGAGGACCGAATCCAGTTCCTGGTGTATCAGATGCTCTGTGGACTTAAG TACATTCACAGCGCAGGCATCATTCATAGG GATCTTAAGCCAGGCAATTTGGCTGTGAATCAAGACTGTGAACTCAAG ATACTGGATTTCGGCTTGGCTCGCCATGCAGAGCCGGAAATGACGGGCTATGTTGTGACACGCTGGTACCGCGCCCCTGAGGTCATACTAAACTGGATGCACTACACCCAGACAG TGGATATCTGGTCTGTCGGTTGCATAATGGGAGAGATGATCAACGGGAAGACGCTCTTCAAAGGAAAAGACT ACATGGATCAGTTGACCCAGATTATGAAAGTGACGGGAGTACCTGGACCAGATTTCATTCATAAACTGGACAGCCAGGAG GCAAAAACATACGTGGCATCTCTTCCCCATTTCCCTCGGAAAGACTTCTCTGCATTATTTCcaagggccagttcaaatg CTGTTGATCTGCTGGAAAAGATGCTTGTGCTGGATGCGGACGCCCGTGTCAGTGCCGATGAGGCCCTAAAGCACCCGTATTTCGATGGACTGCGGGATCCAGAGGACTGCCCTGAACCGCTGCCATATGATGATAGCCATGACAATGCAACACTGCCCCTAGAGGAGTGGCGAC GTTTGTCTTTCAAGGAAGTGAAGAGCTTTGTGCCTTTCCCAAGAAGGGACTCCAAGAGGCGGAATACACTGACCATGTCATAA